The Diceros bicornis minor isolate mBicDic1 chromosome 18, mDicBic1.mat.cur, whole genome shotgun sequence sequence CCACTGTCTTTTTGGCCTTGGTACTTTGCTTCTAGGCCCCATCAGTCTGCTCTTCATCCTTTCCACCAGCTCCCCTGCCAGGTTATTGTGGCCAGGTAAATGTGAGGCAAGGACAGCCCAGGCGAGGCTCCTATCTTAAGCACCTCTCCCATGGGGGATGAAGCTCAGCCTCTCTGCTCTAGGCTCGTCTGAGGGGAGGTGGGGTAGACTCAGGCCACCCCCCAGGAAATCGAGCCAGAAAATGTTGTATGGCAGGGAGCATGGTGATCAGTTGAGTAAGGTCACATCATATGGTGGCCAAGAGAAAGAAAGTAACATCCAAAGCTCTTACCCTTTCATCCAACTCAGCCCTGTATCACCCACACTCACTTGAACTCCTTCTCAGTCTTGCCCCTCAGGTCCCGCACCAGCCACTGAGTGGTGAAGGCATCCTGTGGCGGCATGCCCCAGCGCATCACAGCATTGAGGAAAGCCTTCCGCTGACGGGTGTTGAATCCCAGCACCTGAAGAGGGGGGCAAGGAGGGATTGGGTGATGAATGTCCAGGGATCTCATTTCTTGGTCCTTTCTACCCTTGGGGACTCAGCCTCAATTTCCAACTCCCCGGCCTTCATTCTCTCCTTAGGGAACTCTCAGGGGTGTGGGCCCAGCTCTCACCTCAATGTTGCCCCCAACTcgagccagcagtggaggcagtggCTTATCCTTTTCATTCCGGAGCTGCCTCTTGGACTGTCGACGCCCTGGGGGTGGAGGTGACTCCGCTTAGTAGGtccaccacctcctccacccctcagtctttctcagcacccCATTCCCACAAGATACAGAACACAGGGAAGGCCTATGTCATGTCTGAGGCACTTCTAATTTTCTTCCAAGCACTTTCGGAACTATTAACCCAGTAGGTCTAAAAGAATCAAGTCATATTAAAAAATTAGTAGCAAATATTTGATGCCAGCAAGAttatggtgggaatgtaaaatgatgtaacCTTTCTTGATCTATCATCTAGGCATCTAAGCCTGCATGGTTATACATTCATAGTATGTACTTTTAACAGTGAAGAGATTATGGATATTTCTTACTTTTGCTTATCTGCAGTCTTTAGTTTTTCTATAAAAAagcatttatttgtatttaaaaaagtgGGCTTAAAGGACATGGGTAAGTGAAATGGGAAGAGCTGTGACAGAAGGTCAGGAAAACATGCCACCTTCAGGACGCTCATCAAAGtcttcatcttcctcctctgATCCCACTGAGTATTCTGACTGGTTATCTGTGAGGGGAAAGGGCTCAGCGGTCAGTGATGGATCCCTGGATAAGCCCTTCAAGGCCCTTTCTGCCTGGATGTCTCCCCTCAGAGACTTCTGTACCTTTCATTCTGGCCTTGGTCCTCCTGGGGATGCTGGATGACTGTCCACAGTCTGACTTCTGGGCCACATATCCTGAACCAGATCCACTCACCACCCACCTTGACTCTGGGTGCCTCCTGATTCCTGTATATCCCACTCTAAGCAAGGACCCCTGAGTGTCCACATGAGCCCACTGCAACAACCAGATAGTTTAGATTGCCTGCAAACCCACCTGGCCTCTGGGTAGCTCCTACTGACCCTTCCTAATCTCTTTCCCCTTAGCAGGTAAGGCCCTGACCTCtagtcctctctctttccctctaaaTGCCCCAGCCTCACAGCCCCTCCTCAGCACTCTTCCCTTCTCGGTTTCTGCATGAGGGGGAGTCCTCACCTTGGTCCTCCTGAGCAGCATCATTGTAGTTAACTTGCTTTCGAACTCTCTTGCCCTTGCCAAGATTCCGGGCTAGGTCTTCCTGCTGTTGTTCATAGTGATGCCTCAGCAGCTTCTCCCAGTAGTCAGGATCCACATTCTCCTCCTGCTTGATGATCTCTCGTTCGATCTCCTCAATCTGAAGAGCAGCAGAATGAATGCTGGCGTCCTTTCTCTTCACCCAGTTCTTCCACCGCAACAAAATCCCTACTTTCTTGCTTCCTAGATCTCCTCAACTCTGTGTACGTTTTCTGGACATTGCACATTTTCCTATCTCTTACCTGCAGTATGCTTCTCCTCCTTGTTATTTCCCTCTTTTCTAAACCTCTCCTCTAGTGCCCTCTGTGTCCCTCCCACTCTGACTCTGAAAGTACCCTTCCATGTTTATTGGTACTCTGTGTGCCTAAGTTTTCTCCAAAGTCTGGTCTCACCCATTAGACCAAAAAGTTGTTTGAGGTCCACTATTGCTTTTTCTTTGCTGGGCACTATGGTAAGAGATCAGACAAAAAAACAAGAGCAAAGGGGGATCCTTCTACTTCAAGGTCCAGTAAAGGACACTGCCTTTCAGAGATGGCCCAGGATAGACAGAATCTGGCCCCAAGCTCTCACCTTGTCTTCCTCCCGCACCACATACTGTGCCACCTTGAAGGAGCTGAGATACTCGTTCATGTTCTGCACGTCAGTGTCCTCAGTTGCATCCTGGTTCCGGTCCAACAGCCGAGCAATGGCCTCATTGTCATAGTGAATCACACTGCTGTCCTCCTCCTTGTTCTCCCCTGGTGAAGAGAGGGGACAAGAGGGGACTTTGAATTCCAACCACAACCTCAAGCAGAACTTTAGAAAGGTCAGAAGAGAACCTGCTCTGCTTGCTTTTCACGGGAGCTCTGGAGAAGAAGGCCCTTTCCCTGGAAGTCTATGTAGAGATCTGTTGTTTTCAACCCTACAGGTAGGGAAAGAGGCTAACCTTCCTCCACGGACTGCACAGAAGAGATTTTCTTCAGAGGTTTCAGAAGAGTAGTGCTCACGGAAGAGCAGGGGCCTGCTTTCAGGGAGCTGCCAAAAAGGTTCTCACCCTCATTTTCATCCTTGAACAGCTCCTCGGTGCCAAATTTGAGGATGTCATCCAGCTCCTGCTTGGACATGGAGCCCGCCTTGGAGCCCAGCCCAGGCCGCACCACCAGATGTGTGAGCATCATCTTTCTCTTGGCCACTTGTGTGATTCGCTCTTCCACTGACGCACGAGTCACAAACCGGTAAATCATCACTTTGTTGGCCTGGCCGATCCGATGAGCACGGCTGAAAGCCTGCAGGAGCAGGAGAAGGTGGGGATGGGCCAGGGGAGATGCCGCCCACATGCTCGGGAAAGGAGGCTGGTAAGGAAGGGTCTTCTACCCGCCAAGAGGTTTATTTCTGACCCCAGAACATGACACCCTCCACCATGAACCCGTGTCTCCTTGCGAAATGGTATAGGGGCTCCAGGGGGCAAGTTCCCACCTGGATGTCATTATGGGGGTTCCAGTCAGAATCAAAGATGATGACAGTGTCGGCAGTGGCCAGATTGATGCCCAGGCCCCCAGCTCGGGTAGACAGGAGGAAGCAGAATTGTTGGGCCCCAGGAGCTAGGAGGTGAGAATTAGGAGATCAGGCTTTTCTTGTACCCAGCAGTTCTGTCTACCTGCTCCTAGATGTTCCCTGACTACAAATAACCATGCCCCAAacttaaaagcccaggtggctatatcctcccaggccagccccctcccaTCCCAGGGACTGAGGCACAGGTTTCTCGGGCCTTCATGCCCAGCAGGGACCAGGGCATCTCCCCCCGCACCATTGAACCGATCGATGGCTTCCTGCCTCAGGGCACCGGTGATGCCACCATCAATGCGCTCATACTTGTAGCCTTCATAGTCTAAGAAGTCTTCTAGCAAGTCTAACATTTTGGTCATCTagagcaagagaaaaggaaagagtctAGAATGACGAGGCACTGGGATGCACCCTGTCTGCTCTGACGATGATCTTTTTCTACCTCCTCAGCCCCAATCCTCACACTTGTACCCCCTGCCCTGTCAGACGCTCTGCTGATGCtgcttccctgagccccagctCTTCCTCATTCCACATTCTTGTCATACTCTCTTGATTTAATATCTTTTCTCCTAAGGCAGAAGTTCTTCTCTGAGACCCATGAAAACGTTCCAGGGAAATCTATGAACCCCCTGAAAATCTGTACAAAACTGTATAATTGTATGTGCAGTTTTCTAGAGAATGGACTCAAAGATTTCATCAGATTTCCAAAAGGTCtgtgctctcctccctccccaataAGGTTAAGAAATAGTACCAGGCCCAGGGACCTTCTTTAAGGAGGCTGATGGCTCaccctccctcttctccccatTCGGCTTCAAAGAAGCTGGACTACAACTTCCAACAGCCTTAATTAAGAACAGGGATCAGAGGGCAAGATGAACTTAGCTATACCAGAAACTCTTAAAGGTGTAATCTCCTAAGCTCTCATaccatggcagccccaggaacaaGGTAAGGGATTAATCTGATGGTGAAAAAGAGCTACGGGGATGGGTCACCTGCGAGAAGATGAGTACTCTGTGGCCTTGCTCCTTCAGCTTCCGCAGCATCTTCTGTAGCAGCATGAGCTTCCCAGATGCCTTAATAAGTGCCCCACCCTCATAAGCTCCACTGGGGAGTTTTGGGGACTCCtgaaaagaagggaggaaaaaggaGGATGACAGGGTCAGGAAATGTGCCCCCATATTCTGACTGTGCCTAGAAAGCTAGAAGCCCAAATCTAGCCTCCAGACCTTCTAAATTCCTACTCTTCTCAGAAATCCAGTCCCTggcctcccagcccagctcaagCCCTATTCTCAACTCCCTCCATTTTCAGACAGGCCAGGCATTTAATCAGTTCCCAGCTCTTGTATCTACCATAGCAGCCACAGGAAAGAGGTATGGATGGTTGCAGCACTTCTTAAGATCCATCATGATGTTAAGCAGCGACACTTGGTTCCCACCACCTCGTGAATTCAAGGCCTCAAAATTTCGAGTCAGGATGTACTTGTAGTATTTCCTAAAGACCAGGGTAGGGGCATAGAAGAGACATAAGAAAGGAAGCAATTATGATGTTGAACTTGGTCACCAACTCTTGGAAAGCTGCCACCTAATCCCCAACCCCTAGTCCAGGTAACCCGCCTTGCATCTCACTTCTGCATGGGGCTCAGCTCCACTCGAACGATGAGCTCTGTCTTGGCTGGCATGTTCTTAAAGACATCAGCCTTGAGCCTCCGCAGCATATGTGGCCCCAGCAAATCATGCAGTTTCTTAATCTGGTCTTCTTTGGATATGTCAGCaaactcctccaggaagccctccaggTTGCTAgtagccagaaggagaaaaggaaatgaagaggcTGTCAGGTTCTTTGCCCCTGACTTCAGGCTCTATTCTTCACTTCAGAGGAATCCTCCACTCACTCATCTTCTCAGCCCCTCCACCTCTCATCTCTGCAGACTACCCTAATGAGCCACTTACTTAAACCTCTCTGGGGTGAGGAAGTTCAGCAGATGAAAGAGCTCCTCCAGATTATTCTGCAATGGAGTCCCTGTCAGCAGCAACTTATGATCTATCTTGTAGCCATTGAGGACTCTGAAAAACTAGAAAATGGGGCAAGGCAAGGCAGGAGAAAGGGCCCATTAGTGGCAAGTGGTTGGCCCACAGTATCGACCTTTTCCTGCCCCCAGCTCCCATTTCCTTCAGGATCAGAGGCCCCAAATCCCTAGTTCTCTCCCTCTTCCAACCTGGACTTCTCCCCAGAGGAGACTGCCTCCTGGACTACAGAAAGTCCCCAGCACTTTAGTGTTTAGGACTAGGGCAAGTAGGAGTTCACAGCCTCAAGTTTCTGAGGTCTGGGTATCTCACTCACCTTGGACTGATTGTTCTTGAGCCGATGGGCCTCATCTACCACAAGGCAGGCCCAGCGGATGGAGCCAAGTGCTGCCTGATCAATGGTGATCAGCTCATACGATGTCAGGAGAACGTGGAACTTCACCTGTGCCTCCCTCTGCCAACACAACCATTGTCCATTCGGCTGCCACCTGACACCCAAGTACCTAGATCTCCACCCCCATTCTTTACCCAGACACCCGTCCTGACAGTGACTCCCAAAGAGAGCCGGTTATCCTGTCTTCTAACTTTGACTCCATAACTCCCCAACTTCCACCACGTGTCCAGTACGGACAGGTCTGTGTACACCCCTGGGAGTACCTGCTACATCTCCAGGACTGGAGTGCAGAGGTGTAAGGGTAggtggaggaaaggagggagaaagctGAGTGGGGAATAAAGGGACTGAAATCCTGGTTGGGGTGAAGAAGTGACAGATTTGAGGGTCTTAGAAGATATGAGGTAGAGGGGCTTACCTTCATCTTAAAAGCTTTCTTGCCACCTTTGATAGCGTTGTCTTCAAAGGAAAATTCATTCTCCCGAATGATGGCTCGGCTGTCCTTGTCACCAGTGTATGTCACCACATAGAACTTGGGTGCCCACATCTGGAACTCCCGTTCCCAGTTAATGATGGTAGAGAGTGGGGCACTCACCAGGAAGGGACCCTTTGTGTGGCCCTGGGAGTCAAGGGTAGGGGGCACCATTAGTCTAGGCTCGCAGTTGTATACCCCAGTCCTCTGCCTGCCAcgccccttcccccattcctctGCCCTCATCCTCCACTCCCACTTTCCCCAGTCCAGGCTAGGCCTCAGCCTGGCTGTCTCCCTCAGGGGCCCTAGAATCCAGCACCTCCTTATAGAGTGAGTAGAGGAAGACGATGGTTTGTATGGTCTTGCCCAGCCCCATCTCATCAGCCAGAATGGTGTCAGTGCCCTGGGCCCATGAGAAGCGTAGCCAATTCAACCCTTCCAGCTGATACATGTGCAGTGTGCCTCCAGTGGCTGTGATAAACCGTGGCTGAGTCTCATATTTCACTGTAGGCTGTAGAGTCAAGAAGTCAGAAAGCTCAAGGGAACTGTCAGCTGCTCCTTTGGTCTTggtctcctcctccccactccctggcACTGATATCAAGTTGAACTACAATTGCCTCTACTATGACCTAAGCTTATAAAAGTTCTATTTCTTGGTCCCTCCCCctcattccttaaaaaaatacccAGCAGCACCACGGGGAAGGAAACTGGTGGAAGAACCCTGTGTGCTGCTATCTCTAGTGGCTCTCTTGCTCTGATGCCAAACTTCCTGGCCACTCTTGGGGCAAAGCTGAATACTGAAGTAAGAGCTACTGTTCAAAGAGGTTGTTGAAACTCTGGGAAGTTCTGTCATTAGCCCTCGGGAAATCTTCAATCACCACGGCTCCAGAAATGGGAGAAAGGCCAAGCGAGAGGACTTACATCGTTAGTAGGAGAATTGGGAGGCCCATCACCCTGcagctccttcttcttcttcttatactTGCGGGGTTGGGCGGGGTCCTCCCCCATAATTAGTTCTCTGGGAAAAGAGCGGGTCTCAGTGAGGCCTGGTCCTTGGGATCCGCACCACCTCCTACCTCCCCCCAACTCTTCTGAACCCATTCTAGACCTCCCTCCCACTTGCCATAACCTAGAGTCTCACATTTCCTTTCTCCTAGGCTATTTACCCTCACCTCTTGGATTTTACCTCTAGTGCCAACTCTCCCCATTCCTGAACACCCTCTTCCCCATTACTCAGGCTAGATCTTATGTCTGTTCTTCACACTGCCTCTTTACCAACCCCGCCCCAAACAACTCAGCCCAGGCTCCTACTGCCCTGAATTCTAAATCAGGTCTGTCCCTACTGTACCTTATTTTATGCTGGAGGTTTAGCTTTCAATGCCCTCATCCTCAGACTCCCTCTAACCCATCACCCGGCTCCCTCACCGGTGTCTCCAGTAGCTTTGCTTATGGTCTTCATATTCAGGGATGTTCATTTCATCTTCCTCCCATGTGGACTGGTCATATGGCAAGTCCCTCCATTTCACTAAATAGTGGTAATTCCCCTTTTTATCCAAACTGTGGGGCAAGAGGTcaagaggaggagcaggaggaaaaaaataacatggtTCACAAATAGAAAGAAGTCATATAAATACGATTATCAGCAAACATGCAGAATTTGTTACCCAATCCTCAGTAGTGGGCCATTGGAAGGGAGTTTAGAATGGCTGAAGTACTACCCTTTTTCAGGACAGCTTCCTAAAAATCAACTATCACAAAACATCCCTGGGCTTCAACATCATTTGTTTATCCAATCAGTATTTACTAAGcatctactacatgccaggcattgttccaaGCACCAGTgattcagcagtgaacaaaacaggcaagtGACCCTATTCTCAAAAAGCTCACATTCAACTGGGGAAGGcagcaatgaaatagaaaaataagtctACAGTATAACATTAGGCAGTACTAAGTACTATGAAGAAATACTAGAAACACTGGTCTGGATGAATCACGTTTTCCATGTTTTGCTTTTGTGCCCCGATCCCCAGACTCATGTGTCATTTCTTACGCTATTAGAGATGACAAGAAGCAACGACAAAAGAGTCAGTGCTGGGCTGGACTTTCCTCCTGGTTTCTCTCATCCCCAAAGAGGAAACAAGGCCAGAAGGGCCTGGGGTGCAGCAGGAGTTATCCCGTTAGATCAATTATTTGGTTAATCAAAAAATACTAACATGGGACCATAACCACAACCAGAATAGTGGCATACCCCAGGCGGGCCTTCCTGTGGACCAAGATTCACCTGTGGTTGATAATACGGTGGACGGTCATCCACTCTGGCTTGATGCCAAAACGATAGTACTTCTCCTCCATCTCAGCATAGTGCGGATCTTTCACCTTGCGCTTGTCACTCTTCCCATCATCCTCACCAGAGCCATAGTCCAGGGGTGGGGGCTCATCCATGTCATTCTTCCGTTGGTAGTTTCGGTACATTACCAAGTGGAAGATTTCCAGCTGATggggcagaagaaaggaaaacagataGTCCGCAAATCCAGAGAGGACAAAAGGGGACAGGGAAGAGGCCAGCAGGAAGAATGGCAAGGGAAAGGGAGCTATGAAAGAGGTGGGATGAGAGGCATAGTAAGTTAAAGGCAAAACAGGAAAATGAATACAATGTCAGGGCCTGGTGAGCTTGAAATAAGCAAAAGGAGGCAGGGAATAGGGTTATTAAGATTGAGAATACTGGTAAAACATGGTTAAAGACAGATAAGGAAAGAGACAGAGTTAAGGAAGGCTATATCTAAGGGATGAAATTTaatggagatgagagaaaaaggaCTGGAGACCAAGTCTCCATATGGAACTAAAGCAGTGGTTAGGGTGTGAGGGCTGGAGGCCTGAAATGAGCGAAAGTAAAGGGTACAGAAGACCAAAGAACAGAGTGGTGAGACAGAGTTAGAATGGCAGTGAATGGGGTCATAGGAGAGGGGGAAAGGAGAGCCCCCTGTACCTGAAGCTCCTTGGCCCAGGAGCAGTGCCAGTAGGACAGTCCTACCCACTTGACAAAGAACTCTCGCTCCGATCTGCCTTGAAGAGGACGGGGGGGTGGGGCATCTGGATTCTCGTCTGCTTGTTGGGGGGCTGGCACTGCCACAGGTGGCTCCCCCCAACGCCAATGCAGGATCTTCTGCACACGGCCTTTCAGCACAGGGCACTTCGGGATGGACACACacaaggaggaggaaagaaagagacagaaagagcccATTGTTAGAGTAGGAGGATAGGAGTCCCACAAGAGAATCAAAGGCTAAGTGTGGGGGAGAGTAGAGAAAGAAAGAGCTGGGCATTTGGGCCCCCGAGATGAGGAAGGAGTCAGGGCTGACAGTAAGCAGAGAGAAATGGGTACACTCACCGTGCATCGGGGACAGAGCCATTCCCCATTGGGGATGTCAGGCAGGGGTGGGTTGAGACAATGAATGTGGTAGGAGGAGATGCAAGCATCACAGCACAGGAGCTCCCCACCATCCTTGCACACGCGGCAGTACTCCATGTGAtcatcttcttcctccttctccccttcttcctctccctcctcttcgtattcttcctcctcctccttggctTCCCACTGTACCCCCTCCTTCTCCTGGGAGGCCAAGAACAGACACAGAGATAGGCAGAAGAAAGGAGATAAGGAGTGAGacaggaagaaagagggaaagacagGATACCTAAACCCTAGAAGTACAGAGAAGATTGGTGGGAATGATGGAACAGGACACCTCAGTTTCCTGTTGATCTGGGGGGCAAATGGATGAGGAGGGAGGAACAAACTAGGATCCTGGACACTTAAACATCTGTTACTGAGAAGCTCAGGCATCTGGGGGTAGGAAGAGGACACCTGGAACCAAGGAGGAAATAATGGGTGGGTCCCTGAGGGCCGTAAGACTTTGGCACCAGGTACTCACACAGTGGGGGCAGCTCCATTTGCCCTCAGGAGCCCGGTCAAGCTCAGGATCAAGGCAGACGAGGTGGTAGGCACGAGGGCAGGTGTCGCACAGAATAATTTCCCCACCCTGCTGGCACACCTCACAGTAATCCTGGTGGTCCGTCTCGTAGCCATCAACCTCCTCCTCCCCGGCCACTGCAGGACAGCCCAGGACTGTCATACCCCAGTGGaggaaaagagaacagagaaagagagagagagagagagggatgggggaagggagagagagagagaagggttgAATAAAGAAGTcaaaattgaaaataagaaaGACAACGATGGAATGAGAGGAAGGCAGACTGACAGGATCACACACAGCTAATACCCCTtacccttcttcttcttccttcctggcCGGCCTCTCTTTAGTTTCTTGGTGCGGACAGGGCCATCAGGCCGGCCTGAGGCACTGTGGACACTGCCACTGTCCAGGTCTGACTCCTCAGCCTCTGGTTCGGGGCCCTCATCACTCTGAAAAACATACTGCCCATAGCCCCGTGGCTGTCAGGGAGGCCAACTTGATTCCACTCCCCTCCCTAGGCCTTTGGCTCCCGCTCCAGCTTCCCTCATGGACCTCTGTGTCTGGACCCCCAGGCCCTTGATCCCCGGGTGTTAGCAGACAGGGGATGGGCCACTCACTGagcctcccttcttcctcttgcCACCCAGCAGCCCTAGTTTGATTTTGAGTGGTGCCATTTTCTTTCCCCGAAGCTTCTTGCGTCCATCAGGCACTCGCGGGCTCTTACTCCGCCTCTTATGGCCTGGACCTGAATGAGAAGTGAGGGTAAGGGAGAAAAAGCAGAGGTCATGACATCCTGGAATAATGGAGGTCACAGAAGCCTCTGGACTCCCCTCTGTGGGCTATGGTTTCACTGACACCCCTTCCTGGAAAGCATTTCTCCTACAACAATCAGGGCTGAGAAGACAAAAGACTTCTAGACTATAATTTGAGAACATGCGGTCTGGAGGGTGGGGTGACAGTTGTTAGAAGAAGAGGGTTTCTTACCTTTGCCCTCTTTGGTTTTGGCTCTTCGGATGGGTGGGGGCTGGTTATCAGCAGCAGGGGGTGGTGGAAGGGCAGGGGGTCCGGAAGGTGAAATGGGGGTAGCCGATGAGACAGCAGCTGACACCTGCTCAGCTACAGCTGcggctgctgctgccgccgctgcCGCAACAGCAGCTGCTGACCCCTTGAAGGGGTTGTTGGCGCTGAACTCTCTCCACTTGGCCCCAAGGATGGTCATCATCTTAGACATTGGGATCTTAGGATTCTTCTTAGCAATTAGGGGCCTGTAAATATAGAAGCAGAAGATTCGGACCCTTCACAGATGGTCTGGGAATACTGCCATTTCCCCTCATGAATTAAGTCTATCTGTGTACAAGCCAGGATTCCTGGGTGGTGAAAATATGTCCTATTAAGAAtaacatcaatttaaaaacaaataaataaaaagtttaagaaagaaaacaaggttaaaaaaagaaagtgtataaaaaagaaaaaaagacagaaaaaagcaaaataaaatttaaacgcGCAGAAGATaaaaaaggataaacaaaaagaaTGATGTCAATAAAAATGCTTTACTTTTGAATACTACTTTACAGTTGATAAAacattttcacatatattatgtctTATTTCGTCTTCACGATAACACTATGAGCTGCTATGATTCCCTGTGTTCTCCTAATAAGTTCCATGGGCCCTGATGAAGGTGGAGTCTGATGGACCATGCTGGTTCTGCTCTGCGGTGGGGTGCTAAGCTCTTGTGAGGACATGGGTGACCAAGGTGCTGACAAAAGCACTGTCTTTAGCAGTGAGGTAGGTGAGACGACAGTGCTAATGACAGCTACCGAACACTCCCTAGGGGCTAGGCACTGACTGTACTGGGCTTTCCATTCATTATCCCATCAAATCCCCATAAGACCCCT is a genomic window containing:
- the CHD3 gene encoding chromodomain-helicase-DNA-binding protein 3 isoform X6, whose translation is MASPLRDEEEEEEEMVVSEEEEEEEEEGDEEEEEVEAPDEDYEDDDEGVLGRGPGHDRGRDRHSPPGCHLFPPPPPPPPLLPPPPPPPPPDKDDIRLLPSALGVKKRKRGPKKQKENKPGKPRKRKKLDSEEEFGSERDEYREKSESGGSEYGTGPGRKRRRKHREKKEKKTKRRKKGEGDGGQKQVEQKSSATLLLTWGLEDVEHVFSEEDYHTLTNYKAFSQFMRPLIAKKNPKIPMSKMMTILGAKWREFSANNPFKGSAAAVAAAAAAAAAAVAEQVSAAVSSATPISPSGPPALPPPPAADNQPPPIRRAKTKEGKGPGHKRRSKSPRVPDGRKKLRGKKMAPLKIKLGLLGGKRKKGGSYVFQSDEGPEPEAEESDLDSGSVHSASGRPDGPVRTKKLKRGRPGRKKKKVLGCPAVAGEEEVDGYETDHQDYCEVCQQGGEIILCDTCPRAYHLVCLDPELDRAPEGKWSCPHCEKEGVQWEAKEEEEEYEEEGEEEGEKEEEDDHMEYCRVCKDGGELLCCDACISSYHIHCLNPPLPDIPNGEWLCPRCTCPVLKGRVQKILHWRWGEPPVAVPAPQQADENPDAPPPRPLQGRSEREFFVKWVGLSYWHCSWAKELQLEIFHLVMYRNYQRKNDMDEPPPLDYGSGEDDGKSDKRKVKDPHYAEMEEKYYRFGIKPEWMTVHRIINHSLDKKGNYHYLVKWRDLPYDQSTWEEDEMNIPEYEDHKQSYWRHRELIMGEDPAQPRKYKKKKKELQGDGPPNSPTNDPTVKYETQPRFITATGGTLHMYQLEGLNWLRFSWAQGTDTILADEMGLGKTIQTIVFLYSLYKEGHTKGPFLVSAPLSTIINWEREFQMWAPKFYVVTYTGDKDSRAIIRENEFSFEDNAIKGGKKAFKMKREAQVKFHVLLTSYELITIDQAALGSIRWACLVVDEAHRLKNNQSKFFRVLNGYKIDHKLLLTGTPLQNNLEELFHLLNFLTPERFNNLEGFLEEFADISKEDQIKKLHDLLGPHMLRRLKADVFKNMPAKTELIVRVELSPMQKKYYKYILTRNFEALNSRGGGNQVSLLNIMMDLKKCCNHPYLFPVAAMESPKLPSGAYEGGALIKASGKLMLLQKMLRKLKEQGHRVLIFSQMTKMLDLLEDFLDYEGYKYERIDGGITGALRQEAIDRFNAPGAQQFCFLLSTRAGGLGINLATADTVIIFDSDWNPHNDIQAFSRAHRIGQANKVMIYRFVTRASVEERITQVAKRKMMLTHLVVRPGLGSKAGSMSKQELDDILKFGTEELFKDENEGENKEEDSSVIHYDNEAIARLLDRNQDATEDTDVQNMNEYLSSFKVAQYVVREEDKIEEIEREIIKQEENVDPDYWEKLLRHHYEQQQEDLARNLGKGKRVRKQVNYNDAAQEDQDNQSEYSVGSEEEDEDFDERPEGRRQSKRQLRNEKDKPLPPLLARVGGNIEVLGFNTRQRKAFLNAVMRWGMPPQDAFTTQWLVRDLRGKTEKEFKAYVSLFMRHLCEPGADGSETFADGVPREGLSRQQVLTRIGVMSLVKKKVQEFEHINGRWSMPELMPDPSADSKRSSRASSPTKTTPTTPEASATNSPCTSKPATPAPSEKGDGIRTPLEKDEAENQEEKPEKNSKIGEKMETEADAASPAPSLGERLEPRRIPLEDEMPGVPGEMEPESGYRGDREKSATESTPGERGEEKPLDGQEHRERPEGETGDLGKREDVKGDRELRPGPPRDEPRSNGRREEKAEKPRFMFNIADGGFTELHTLWQNEERAAISSGKLNEIWHRRHDYWLLAGIVLHGYARWQDIQNDAQFAIINEPFKTEANKGNFLEMKNKFLARRFKLLEQALVIEEQLRRAAYLNLSQEPAHPAMALHARFAEAECLAESHQHLSKESLAGNKPANAVLHKVLNQLEELLSDMKADVTRLPATLSRIPPIAARLQMSERSILSRLASKGTEPHPTPAFPPGPYATPPGYGAAFSAAPVGALAAAGANYSQMPAGSFITAATNGPPVLVKKEKEMVGALVSDGLDRKEPRAGEVICIDD